The genomic window AAGAGGGTGAGCTCCAGCCGATGAACCCGGTTTTTGGGCTCCTTCCCCCTCCAGAGAAAGGAATAAGGGGCAAGAAGAGAAGAAAGGAGTTCCTTGCGGAGAGGGCTTTGAATAGAATGGTGGAATGGGTAGAAAACCTTCAAAGAGGGTGATACTTACACGCTCCCGTGAAGATATAGAAAGGGACAGAGCCTTATTTGAGAAACTCGGCTTTGAGGTGATAGAACTTCCCCTTATAAAGACCGAGCCCTTAGACTACGAAGTTAGGGAGGAGGATATCAGTTACATAGTCTTTCAAAGTACCAAGGCTGTGAAGTATTTCTTGCGAAGGTCAGGAATCCCTGAGGACGCTAAGGTGGTGGCTGTTGGAGAAAAAACCAAAAAGGAACTTGAAAGTCTGGGCTGTAAGGTATGGCTTGTACCTGAAGACATGAGTGCCGAGGGCATCCTCAAAGAATTTCCAGAAGGGAAAGGAGAGAAAGTCCTTATACCCAGATCGGAGCAGGGAAGGGATGAGCTTATAGAAGGTTTATCCAAGAAAGGTTATAAGGTGCTACCCTTGAACGTTTACAGGACGGTCAGATTAATTCACCCAAAAGAGACATTGATGAACCTACTTAAAGGAGGAGGCTTTATTATATTCGCCAGCCCTTCCGCCGTTCAGGGATTTTTTGAAAATTTGCAAGAAAGCACGGCACTGGCTTTACTGAACAACCTCATAGTAGTTTCCATTGGCAAAACTACAAAAAAAGAGCTGGAAAAGTTCGGGATAATACCGAACATAATCCCAGAGAAACCGTTGATGGAAGAGGTTGCGGGTAAAATTCACAGGTTTTGGCAAGAAAATTGCATAGGTTAATATTGCTATGAAACAGAGGACTATAAAGGAATCTTTGGAATTTGATGGGGTTGGCATACATTCGGGAGAAAGAACCAAGATAATACTACACCCGGAAGGAGAAAACACCGGCATAAGCTTCTACAGGGACGGTGTCAGGATACCTGCGAAACCAGAAAACGTGGTAAACACCTTTCACTCTACAGATTTAGGTAAGGACGGAGTGGTTGTAAAAACGGTTGAGCACCTCCTTGCCACATTGCATCTTTTAGGAATAAGCAACCTTACCATAGAAGTTCAAGGAGGAAGTGAAATCCCAATAATGGACGGGAGCGGATACTTCTTTTACCGAAGCTTAAAGGATAAGGTTATCAAGCAGGAAGAGGACTTGGAAGTCTTGCAGATAAAGGAAGAAGTCAGGGTTCAGAGGGGAGATTCCTATATAGTTGCTCTCCCGTGTTCCTGCTTTGAAATCACCTATGAGGGGGAGTTTCAAACCTACTTCGGCAGACAGAAGTACACTTTCCGAGGAAACGCAAGGGATATAATCCTTGCAAGAACTTTCTGTTTTGAACACGAGATAGAGTTCATAAGACAAAACGGACTCGGGAAGGGTGGAAGTCTTGATAACACACTGGTTATAGGTAGGGATAAGGTATACAACAAAGGGGGTTTAAGGTATCAGGATGAACCCGTCAGACATAAGGTCTTTGACCTTATAGGAGACCTTTACCTCCTTGGTGTATCCGTGAGAGGAAAGTTTATATCATACAAAGGAGGACATTCCCTGAACTACGAGCTCGTTAAAGCCCTGTATAAAAAGGCTGTTGCCGCATAGATAAAGGGAGATGCCCCCCCTCGGAAGGGGGCATGAGTTATCTTACAGGTTTTGGGGTTTCCTTCGTGGAGGGAGGAAGCACAGGTAATTCAAGGGCGTGTTTGGGAACCTCTCCGTCAAGAGCCTTTAAGAAGGCTACTATCTTCTTGACCTGGTCCTTGGAAAGCTCCTTTCCCAGCTGAACCTTCGCCATAACCTGAACCGCATCCTCTAAGTTCCACACGGAGCCGTCGTGGAAGTAGGGGTAAGTCCTTGATATGTTCCTGAGGGATGGAACCTTGAAAACGTAAAGGTCTTCTTCCTTATGGGTAACCGCAAACTTGCCTACATCCATAGGCATAGTTGGTTTCTCAAGGGTGACATAGTCCCTTGTTGCGTTCCAGTACGCTTCAACTATACCGAACCTCGTAAACATGTTCCCTCCAAGGGCTACACCGTTATGGCAGCTTGCACATCCAACCTCTATAAAGGTTTTAAGTCCTTCCTTTTCCTCTTTGGTAAGAGCTTCCGTGTTTCCTCTAAGGAAGTCATCAAACCTTGAGGGTGTGGTAAGGGTTCTCTCAAAAGCGGCTATCGCCTTAGCAATGTTTTCATAATTTACAGGGTTTCTATCATTGGGAAATGCTCTATTGAAGAGCTCCACGTATTCCGGTATTGAGCTTATTCTTTTAACAACCTCTTCTGGAGAGTCCATAGCCATCTCTATAGGGTTCAGTATGGGACCCTTCGCCTGCTCCTCAACATCTTTAGCCCTTCCATCCCAAAACTGAGCTACATGGAAAGCGGCATTCAAGGTCGTGGGTGCGTTTCTGGGACCAAGCTGCCACCTGTGTCCCACCGAGGTGGGAAGGTTGTCCACTCCATAAGTTGCAAGGTTGTGGCAGGTATTACAGCTTATGAGACCGCTCCTTGAAAGCCTCGGTTCATAGTAAAGCATCTTGCCTAATTTCACCTTTTCCGGGGTGACAGGGTTGGTCTCACTCTTGGCTACACTGGGCAAAGGTTGAAAGTATTTCCTTGCCTCTTCAAGGAGTTTCGCGTCTTCAACCTTGCCTGCCCCTGCGAGCAAAGCACCACCCACCGATAAAGCTATCACGGCTGCAACCTTTTTCATCTCTTACCTCCTTATTTATAAGTAAATTGTAATATCATTATATAATAATTGCGAATTATTCTCAAGTAGATTTTCTGTAAAATATACCCATGAGGATAATCCTATTCTCAGGAAAGGGTGGAGTTGGTAAAACCACGGTTTCCGCTGCAACAGGGTACAAACTTGCAAGACTCGGATACAGGACGATAGTGGTTTCCCTGGACCCCGCCCACTCACTCGCAGACGCCTTTGATATACCCGACAGGGAGAAGTTTGAAGCCAGAGGACTTCCCATAAAGATAAACGATAAACTGCATATCCAAGAGATAGATATACAGGAAGAGATAGACAGATACTGGGGAGACGTTTACAGGTTCCTTGAACTCCTCTTCAACACTACCGGGCTTGATGAAGTTCTGGCAGAAGAGCTCGCCATACTGCCCGGAATGGAAGAGGTTACGAGCCTCCTTTACGTGAACAAATATTACAAAGAGAAGGAGTATGATGTTCTTGTACTTGACCTTCCTCCGACCGGAGAGTCTCTTAGATTCGTCTCTATGCCCACAGTCTTGAAGTGGTACATGAAAAAGATATTTAAGACAGAAAGGCTTGTAATGAAGGTAGCCAGACCTGTAGTTGGAAGGCTTACAGATGTTCCTCTTCCCGACGAATCCTACTTTAAAGCCCTGGAGAATTTCTATGAAAAGTTAAAGGGTGTAGATGAGATACTTATAAATCCTGAGATAACCTCTGTCAGGTTGGTCTCCAATCCCGAAAAGATGGTCCTCAAGGAGAGCCAGAGAGCCTTTATGTATTTCAACCTGTTCGGTGTAAACGTTGACGGTGTTATAGTGAACAAGGTTATACCGCCCGATGCAGGCGACTGCACCTATCTCAGAAACTGGATCAGTATTCAGAAGAAGTA from Hydrogenivirga caldilitoris includes these protein-coding regions:
- the lpxC gene encoding UDP-3-O-acyl-N-acetylglucosamine deacetylase, with the protein product MKQRTIKESLEFDGVGIHSGERTKIILHPEGENTGISFYRDGVRIPAKPENVVNTFHSTDLGKDGVVVKTVEHLLATLHLLGISNLTIEVQGGSEIPIMDGSGYFFYRSLKDKVIKQEEDLEVLQIKEEVRVQRGDSYIVALPCSCFEITYEGEFQTYFGRQKYTFRGNARDIILARTFCFEHEIEFIRQNGLGKGGSLDNTLVIGRDKVYNKGGLRYQDEPVRHKVFDLIGDLYLLGVSVRGKFISYKGGHSLNYELVKALYKKAVAA
- a CDS encoding TRC40/GET3/ArsA family transport-energizing ATPase — encoded protein: MRIILFSGKGGVGKTTVSAATGYKLARLGYRTIVVSLDPAHSLADAFDIPDREKFEARGLPIKINDKLHIQEIDIQEEIDRYWGDVYRFLELLFNTTGLDEVLAEELAILPGMEEVTSLLYVNKYYKEKEYDVLVLDLPPTGESLRFVSMPTVLKWYMKKIFKTERLVMKVARPVVGRLTDVPLPDESYFKALENFYEKLKGVDEILINPEITSVRLVSNPEKMVLKESQRAFMYFNLFGVNVDGVIVNKVIPPDAGDCTYLRNWISIQKKYVEEIEDYFSPVPVFRIPLLEDEVFGLERLEILSDLIYRDRDPSEVFFKEKPYEFIQETGEYVIRVRAPFIKKESVSLLKGEDEVIIRVGNFKSHIMLPRKLRDLEPKGAKIEDGYIYVRLG
- a CDS encoding uroporphyrinogen-III synthase, which translates into the protein MGRKPSKRVILTRSREDIERDRALFEKLGFEVIELPLIKTEPLDYEVREEDISYIVFQSTKAVKYFLRRSGIPEDAKVVAVGEKTKKELESLGCKVWLVPEDMSAEGILKEFPEGKGEKVLIPRSEQGRDELIEGLSKKGYKVLPLNVYRTVRLIHPKETLMNLLKGGGFIIFASPSAVQGFFENLQESTALALLNNLIVVSIGKTTKKELEKFGIIPNIIPEKPLMEEVAGKIHRFWQENCIG
- a CDS encoding cytochrome-c peroxidase, yielding MKKVAAVIALSVGGALLAGAGKVEDAKLLEEARKYFQPLPSVAKSETNPVTPEKVKLGKMLYYEPRLSRSGLISCNTCHNLATYGVDNLPTSVGHRWQLGPRNAPTTLNAAFHVAQFWDGRAKDVEEQAKGPILNPIEMAMDSPEEVVKRISSIPEYVELFNRAFPNDRNPVNYENIAKAIAAFERTLTTPSRFDDFLRGNTEALTKEEKEGLKTFIEVGCASCHNGVALGGNMFTRFGIVEAYWNATRDYVTLEKPTMPMDVGKFAVTHKEEDLYVFKVPSLRNISRTYPYFHDGSVWNLEDAVQVMAKVQLGKELSKDQVKKIVAFLKALDGEVPKHALELPVLPPSTKETPKPVR